The DNA sequence TTACCATCAGGCCCGATTTTTTTGGCGGTGCCGGTTTTTACCGCTACCCGGTAGCCGCGTACTGCCGCTTTGGTCCCGCCGCCGCCCGGTAAGGCTACGCTCTCCATCATATGCTCGACTTCGTGCACGATCTGTTCCGGCATCACCCGAGTGCCCATAACCGGCGGGTCTATACGGGTTATCGATAGCGGGCGTTCAATGCCATAGCTGCCGATAGTGGCATAAACGTGCGCCAGCTGGAGCGGCGTCACCATCAGGCCATAGCCGAAGGCAAAGGTTGCCCGGTCCAGCTGCCCCCAATAACGACGCTGCGGCATCAGCCCGGCGCTCTCGCCGGTCAGCCCCAGTCCGGTAGAGTTGCCAAAACCGAACGCTTTATAGGTATCGATAAGATGCTGGACCGGCATGGCAAGCGACAAATGTGAAACCCCGGTATCGCTGGATTTTTGCAAGATACCGGTGAGGGTGAGCTCAGGATAAAAACCCACGTCGCGAATACGATGGCCATCAAGGATAAACGGATGGGTATCCACCACGCTATCCGGCTGAACAATTCCCTGCTGCAGAGCGGTCATCAGTACCAGCGGTTTGACCGTCGAACCAGGCTCAAAAGTATCGCCGATCGCACGATTACGGAAATCATCCAGTTTTGCATCATCGCGATTGTTAGGGTTGAAATCGGGATAGCTGGCCATCGACAGAATTTCCCCGGTATCAATTTTAATTAATACCGCTGCGCCTGATTCTGCCTTGTTCCAGCGTACGGCGTTATCCAGCGCGTCCTCGGTAACCGTTTGCAGGCGTTCATCGATACTGAGCTGCAAATTATGAGCCGGGACCGCCGGGACCTCCGTAATATTTTCGATGACGCTGCCGTGGCGATCTTTTCGCACCAGCCGACGGCCGGGCTGCCCCGTCAGCTGAGCGTTAAAGCTTTTCTCTACCCCTTCAATTCCCTGGTTATCTATATTGGTGAAACCGAGCAAGTTAGCAGCAACATGCCCCGCCGGGTAAAAACGACGCGACTCGTCGCGCAGATTGATGCCCGGCAGATGGAGCTTGTCTATCCATGCCGCCTGTTCAGGGTTTATCTGACGCGCCAGATAGAGAAACCGCGCGTGAGGGTGCGCTTCGACGCGCCGGGCCAGTTCGCTAAGATTAAGATGTAAAGCTTGCGCCATCGCCTGCCATCGTGGCCCATATCCTATTCCCCCTTTTTCGAGAGTGGTTTGCGGGTCGATCCAGATAGCGCTTACCGGAACGCTAACCGCCAGCGGACGGCC is a window from the Klebsiella oxytoca genome containing:
- the ftsI gene encoding peptidoglycan glycosyltransferase FtsI, translating into MQKNKNKSVANFTPLRFGLLCVAILCCMGLLLVRVGWLQIVSPDNLVKQEDMRSLREEPVDVQRGMISDREGRPLAVSVPVSAIWIDPQTTLEKGGIGYGPRWQAMAQALHLNLSELARRVEAHPHARFLYLARQINPEQAAWIDKLHLPGINLRDESRRFYPAGHVAANLLGFTNIDNQGIEGVEKSFNAQLTGQPGRRLVRKDRHGSVIENITEVPAVPAHNLQLSIDERLQTVTEDALDNAVRWNKAESGAAVLIKIDTGEILSMASYPDFNPNNRDDAKLDDFRNRAIGDTFEPGSTVKPLVLMTALQQGIVQPDSVVDTHPFILDGHRIRDVGFYPELTLTGILQKSSDTGVSHLSLAMPVQHLIDTYKAFGFGNSTGLGLTGESAGLMPQRRYWGQLDRATFAFGYGLMVTPLQLAHVYATIGSYGIERPLSITRIDPPVMGTRVMPEQIVHEVEHMMESVALPGGGGTKAAVRGYRVAVKTGTAKKIGPDGKYIDKYVAYTAGVAPASNPKFALVVVMNDPSNGSYYGGAVSAPVFSQIMGDVLRMENVMPDGMPQGSENLIVMRHNGALSPAL